From one Colletotrichum destructivum chromosome 3, complete sequence genomic stretch:
- a CDS encoding Putative zinc/iron permease, producing MARSWKPVFWALFLLVQLGIASSVAEKLGFAGKAVADLSLEELDEQLQQCSVVQSLTADKLSKMSDTPSLLSRAFGVLFPGSPAVNAILATLYISGPPNFLLALCPPNIDPSSLSVMVAFAVGGLMGDTLFHLLPEIFLGEDEPERARLVLVEPNRNLLLGVAILVGFMTFVAMDKGLRIATGGAGHSHDQAGHSHAEAKAEGASSGVEKAGELKSRKKKTGAVSGGDAVEKTEKEINPSVKLGGYLNLIADFTHNITDGLAMSASFYASPTIGATTTVAVFFHEIPHEVGDFALLVQSGFSKKAAMGAQFVTALGALLGTLIGIAIQELGGSSGEGVMARNAGLWGTSLTWGDMLLPFTAGTFLYVGTVAVIPELLETGPNKMAELRKTLVQFAAIAVGAGIMLYISWHD from the exons ATGGCCCGCTCTTGGAAGCCCGTCTTCTGGGCCCTTTTTCTGCTGGTGCAGCTGGGCATCGCGTCCTCcgtggccgagaagctcggctTCGCAggcaaggccgtcgccgaccttagcctcgaggagctcgacgagcaACTGCAG CAATGCTCCGTCGTCCAGAGCCTCACGGCCGACAAGCTATCTAAGATGAGCGAcaccccttccctcctctcccgcGCCTTCGGTGTACTTTTCCCCGGCTCgcccgccgtcaacgccatcctcgcGACCCTCTATATCTCCGGCCCGCCCAACTTCCTCCTAGCGCTCTGCCCACCCAACATCGACCCCTCCTCGCTCTCCGTCATggtcgccttcgccgtcggcggcctcatGGGCGACACCCTCTTCCATCTGCTCCCCGAGatcttcctcggcgaggacgagcccGAGCGCGCCCGCCTGGTCCTCGTCGAACCGAACCGCAACCTGCTCCTCGGTGTCGCCATCCTTGTCGGTTTCATGACCTTCGTTGCCATGGACAAGGGGCTGCGTATTGCCACGGGTGGTGCCGGCCACTCACACGATCAGGCCGGCCACTCTCATGCCGAAGcaaaggccgagggcgcctCATCGGGCGTGGAGAAGGCGGGCGAGCTCAAGtcgcggaagaagaagaccggcgccgtctccggCGGTGACGCGGTGGAGAAAacggagaaggagatcaaCCCTAGTGTCAAGCTCGGAGGCTACCTCAACCTGAT TGCCGACTTTACACATAACATCACTGACGGCCTGGCCATGTCGGCTAGCTTCTACGCCTCCCCGACCATCGGCGCCACGACAACggtcgccgtcttcttccatgAGATCCCTCACGAGGTCGGCGATTTCGCCCTGCTGGTGCAATCGGGGTTCAGCAAGAAGGCGGCCATGGGTGCGCAGTTCGTGACCGCGCTCGGCGCGCTCTTGGGAACgctcatcggcatcgccatTCAGGAGCTCGGCGGTAGCTCCGGTGAAGGCGTCATGGCGCGCAACGCGGGTCTCTGGGGAACTAGCCTG ACCTGGGGCGATATGCTTCTGCCCTTCACGGCGGGTACGTTCCTCTATGTGGGCACTGTTGCCGTCATTCCCGAGCTGCTGGAGACGGGCCCGaacaagatggccgagctgCGTAAGACGCTGGTGCAGTTCGCTGCCATCGCCGTGGGCGCCGGCATCATGCTGTACATTTCGTGGCACGACTGA
- a CDS encoding Putative auxiliary Activity family 9, with product MKFFTAALALASAANAHTLFSELYINGESQGDATCIRMPKEGDTATSPVAGLTNQDMACGKDGQIAAAYTCAAPGSAKLTFEFRQWPDKRQEGSIDPSHKGPCAVYIKKVDDIATSAAAGPGWFKIWDEGYDESTQQWCVDKLIDNKGLLTVELPSGLPAGYYLVRPEVLALHQAVSLKDPQYYVGCAQIYIQDGPSGSLEIPSEYAVSIPGYVDGSEPGNTFNLYDNPQFPYPVPGPKPYSPTGTSVSAKDVSFKGGVPSDCLLKNANWCGKAVESYTTETGCWAGVDACYLQGNECFDSAPPTGAANCYVWNDKMCKGLEAQCRAKNFNGPPQIDMEEKTTAAPGPLPVAVNLNLLGGSSSSNTGSGSGAASSAPAPSPSKTAVASSAAPAASSVAATPVPEYAAEEPVATSKPVATVAPVSSAAPVPVSSTVAAPVPSATNGLKISPDGTCGGETGFTCQGSEFGSCCSISGKCGSKILQCRPSCGCQGKFGLCLEASSLRKSKHN from the exons ATGAAGTTCTTCACTGCTGCCCTCGCTttggcctccgccgccaacgcccacACTCTATTCTCTGAGCTGTACATCAACGGCGAGTCCCAGGGCGATGCTACCTGCATCCGCATGCCCAAAGAGGGTGATACTGCCACTTCCCCCGTTGCCGGCTTGACCAACCAAGATATGGCTTGCG GCAAGGACGGCCAGATCGCTGCCGCGTACACGTGTGCCGCCCCCGGCAGCGCCAAGCTGACCTTTGAGTTCCGCCAGTGGCCCGACAAACGCCAGGAAGGATCCATCGACCCTTCTCACAAGGGCCCCTGTGCTGTGTACATCAAGAaggtcgacgacatcgccacgtcggccgccgctggtCCCGGCTGGTTCAAGATCTGGGACGAGGGCTACGACGAGTCCACCCAGCAGTGGTGCGTCGACAAGCTCATCGACAACAAGGGTCTCCTCACCGTTGAGCTTCCCTCTGGTCTCCCCGCAGGCTACTACCTCGTCCGCCCCGAGGTTCTCGCCCTCCACCAGGCCGTCAGCCTGAAGGACCCCCAGTACTACGTCGGCTGCGCCCAGATCTACATTCAGGACGGTCCCTCGGGCTCCCTCGAGATTCCCTCTGAGTACGCCGTCAGCATCCCCGGCTACGTCGATGGCTCCGAGCCCGGTAACACCTTCAACCTCTACGACAACCCCCAGTTCCCCTACCCCGTCCCCGGCCCCAAGCCCTACAGCCCTACCGGCACCTCCGTGAGCGCCAAGGATGTGTCCTTCAAGGGCGGTGTCCCTAGCGACTGTCTGCTCAAGAACGCAAACTGGTGCGGGAAGGCCGTTGAGAGCTACACCACCGAGACGGGCTGCTGGGCCGGCGTTGACGCCTGCTACCTCCAGGGCAACGAGTGCTTCGATTCCGCGCCCCcgaccggcgccgccaactGCTACGTCTGGAACGACAAGATGTGCAAGGGTCTTGAGGCCCAGTGCAGAGCTAAGAACTTCAACGGCCCCCCTCAGATCGACATGGAGGAGAAGACTaccgccgcccccggccccctccccgtcgccgtcaacctGAACCTCCTGGGTGGCTCTTCCAGCTCTAAcaccggctccggctctggCGCTGCTtcctccgcccccgcccccagcccctCCAAGACTGCCGTcgcttcctccgccgcccccgccgcctctTCTGTGGCTGCCACCCCCGTGCCCGAGTACGCTGCTGAGGAGCCCGTGGCCACAAGCAAGCccgtcgccaccgtcgcacccgtctcctccgccgcccctgTCCCTGTTTCTTCTACTGTTGCCGCCCCTGTCCCCTCTGCCACCAACGGCCTGAAAATCTCCCCCGACGGAACCTGCGGTGGCGAGACCGGCTTCACCTGCCAGGGCAGCGAGTTCggctcctgctgctccatCAGCGGCAAGTGTGGCAGCAAGATCCTCCAATGCAGGCCCTCCTGCGGCTGCCAGGGCAAGTTCGGTCTCTGCCtcgaggccagcagcctCCGCAAGAGCAAGCACAACTAA
- a CDS encoding Putative GroES-like superfamily, chaperonin GroES, groES chaperonin family: MATSFRSVRALVPLLDRVLVQRVKAETKTASGIFLPESSVKELNEAKVLAVGPGALDRDGKRLPMGVSSGDRVLIPQFGGSPVKVGEEEYHLFRDSEILAKINESS, from the exons ATG GCCACCTCCTTCCGCTCCGTCCGCGCACTCGTGCCCCTTTTGGaccgcgtcctcgtccagcgcgtcaaggccgagaccAAGACCGCCAGCGGCATCTTCCTTCCTGAGTCCAGTGTCAAGGAGctcaacgaggccaaggtcctCGCTGTCGGAcccggcgccctcgaccgcGACGGTAAGCGGTTGCCTATGGGCGTCAGCTCTGGCGACCGCGTCTTGATCCCCCAG TTTGGCGGCTCCcccgtcaaggtcggcgaggaagagtACCATCTCTTCCGTGACAGCGA GATCCTTGCCAAGATCAACGAGTCGTCATAA
- a CDS encoding Putative serine/threonine-protein kinase, active, producing MATPFPARDPHTEASQVPEISRTASDNTNVDKDKMSPQDAPAVRFASSVQEITPTVTTTSPTDTQSPTDAATGASLPEVTPEELRALSKSLQSAPLQQRRMNVFGFEPYSLPASRVCSREDESDNSRLPTPVSSGPRSPRFGPAHPMQSPPLTPAGTDPSDPAAKKKGDQHDDKKPSSSEPSVITPQASSSQDSPPSSARKGLPIRGKSNEEVATRSTSADDRDYDTRSHRKGMFSIGAGGSVPVSRESSPSRASLYYSKPMTPGGDANDPYAAHKRQPPPSHPQRGQIDSRFVFSRRKNKHGSPSGSTSSLGRPSDKRQSGLLGNLKGNGDELQIPHDDSASISGRQGSFADLKRFFKVGGHHKKKREASPSSVRSGARTPPTRGSQHQLPFGDDHGLSSKYGKLGRVLGSGAGGSVRLMKRSDDGVVFAVKEFRPRHSYETEREYVKKLTAEFCVGSTLHHGNVIETLDILQEKGKWYEVMEYAPYDLFACVMTGKMTREEVGCCFLQILNGVTYLHSMGLAHRDMKLDNVVVSEHGIMKIIDFGSAHVFKYPFESDIVLASGIVGSDPYLAPEVYDERKYDPQAVDIWSLAIIFCCMTLRRFPWKVPRMTDNSFKLFAAEPTPGHDPKKLIMPSKSANDLADTPQRDMFEEGKHQTHKHEPKETEGQASQGSSTQAPPNSTRAEGQQTDKKEVIRGPWRILRLLPRESRHIIGRMLEIKVKERATMQEILDEPWVANTVICQQPEPGRVIHAEDHVHTLEPPQPPK from the exons ATGGCTACCCCGTTTCCCGCCCGCGATCCTCACACAGAGGCATCACAAGTCCCAG AAATCTCCCGCACCGCGTCGGATAACACCAATGTCGACAAAGACAAGATGTCCCCCCAAGATGCGCCCGCAGTCCGCTTCGCTTCTTCCGTCCAGGAAATAACCCCAACCGTCACCACGACATCACCGACAGACACCCAGTCTCCCACCGACGCCGCTACCGGAGCCTCTCTGCCCGAAGTCACGCCCGAGGAGCTCAGAGCCCTTTCCAAATCCCTTCAAAGTGCACCGTTGCAACAACGCCGGATGAATGTCTTTGGCTTTGAACCATATTCGCTACCTGCTTCTCGT GTTTGCTCCCGAGAAGACGAGTCCGATAATAGCAGATTACCCACACCGGTCTCCAGCGGGCCAAGATCACCGCGTTTTGGTCCGGCACATCCGATGCAGTCGCCTCCTCTGACCCCGGCAGGGACCGATCCCTCAGACCCGGCAgcaaagaagaagggagacCAGCATGACGACAAGAAACCCTCCTCGAGCGAACCCTCGGTCATCACCCCCCAAGCATCTTCCTCCCAGGactcgccgccatcgtcggccagAAAGGGGCTGCCTATCCGAGGCAAGTCGAACGAGGAGGTCGCGACACGGTCGACGTCTGCCGACGATCGAGACTATGACACCAGGTCGCACAGAAAGGGCATGTTTTCCATCGGTGCAGGAGGTTCAGTTCCGGTATCGCGAGAATCTAGTCCGTCTCGGGCCTCTCTGTACTATTCCAAGCCGATGACGCCGGGTGGAGACGCTAATGACCCTTACGCCGCCCACAAACGCCAACCTCCGCCCTCGCATCCTCAACGGGGTCAGATCGACTCAAGATTCGTGTTTTCGCGCAGAAAGAACAAGCACGGGTCTCCGTCTGGCTCAACGTCGAGCTTAGGCCGACCAAGCGACAAGCGACAGTCAGGCCTCCTGGGCAATCTAAAGGGCAACGGCGATGAACTACAGATTCCTCACGATGATTCGGCCAGTATTTCGGGCAGACAAGGCTCATTCGCGGACCTCAAGAGATTCTTCAAGGTCGGCGGACATCacaagaaaaagagagaagcctcgccctcgtctgTTCGGTCTGGCGCAAGAACCCCGCCTACGCGAGGGTCGCAACATCAACTCCCTTTTGGCGATGATCACGGACTGTCTTCCAAGTATGGAAAGCTCGGCAGGGTCCTTGGTTCAGGCGCTGGGGGCTCCGTAAGGTTGATGAAGCGAAGTGACGATGGTGTTGTTTTCGCTGTCAAGGAGTTTCGACCCAGACACTCTTACGAAACCGAGAGAGAGTATGTCAAGAAGTTGACGGCCGAATTCTGCGTCGGATCGACTTTGCATCACGGCAATGTCATTGAGACCTTGGACATCCTCCAGGAGAAGGGCAAGTGGTATGAGGTTATGGAGTACGCTCCATATGACCTCTTTGCCTGCGTAATGACAGGCAAAATGACACGTGAGGAAGTCGGCTGCTGCTTCCTGCAGATCCTCAACGGCGTGACATATCTCCACAGCATGGGCCTTGCTCACCGGGATATGAAACTCGACAATGTCGTGGTCAGCGAGCATGGTATTATGAAGATCATCGACTTTGGTAGTGCCCATGTCTTCAAATATCCCTTCGAAAGCGACATTGTGCTTGCTTCTG GCATCGTAGGATCCGATCCTTACCTGGCCCCCGAAGTCTATGACGAGCGAAAGTATGACCCCCAGGCAGTCGACATTTGGTCACTCGCGATTATTTTCTGTTGCATGACCTTGCGAAGATTTCCCTGGAAGGTGCCTCGCATGACAGACAACTCATTCAAGCTCTTCGCGGCCGAGCCCACACCGGGCCATGACCCCAAAAAGCTCATTATGCCATCAAAGTCAGCCAACGATCTCGCGGACACTCCACAGAGAGACATGTTTGAGGAAGGCAAACATCAAACTCATAAGCATGAGCCAAAAGAGACCGAAGGCCAGGCATCGCAGGGATCCTCGACCCAAGCTCCACCAAACTCGACTCGTGCCGAGGGACAGCAAACAGACAAGAAAGAGGTCATACGGGGCCCTTGGCGAATCTTGCGCCTGCTTCCTCGCGAGTCTCGCCACATTATCGGGCGTATGCTCGAGatcaaggtcaaggagagAGCAACGATGCAAGAGATTCTGGATGAGCCCTGGGTTGCCAACACGGTCATTTGCCAGCAACCTGAGCCAGGTCGTGTGATCCACGCCGAGGATCACGTCCACACTCTGGAGCCACCACAGCCTCCTAAATAG
- a CDS encoding Putative ribosomal protein uL11 encodes MSKRGATMADQVVKLIVGAGQASPSPPVGPALGSKGVKSMDFCKEFNARTAHINPGTPTPCRVTVRGDRSFHFEIRTPHTSWLLLNAAEVPPGNKGKRKGASNPGKETVGTVSLKHVYEIAKIKQTEMRLSGLSLESLCRSIIFQAKSIGINVVP; translated from the exons ATGTCGAAAAGAGGAGCGACTATGGCCGACCAGGTCGTCAAGCTCATCGTGGGCGCCGGCCAGGCGAGCCCAAGTCCACCCGTTGGTCCAGCGCTGGGTAGCAAGGGTGTCAAATCGATGGACTTTTGCAAG GAGTTCAATGCAAGAACGGCGCACATCAACCCTGGCACGCCGACGCCTTGTAGAGTTACCGTCCGAGGTGACCGATCATTCCATTTCGAAATTCGCACGCCTCACACGTCGTGGCTActcctcaacgccgccgaggtgcCCCCGGGGAACAAAGGCAAGCGGAAGGGTGCGAGCAACCCCGGAAAAGAGACGGTCGGAACGGTCAGCTTGAAGCACGTCTACGAAATTGCCAAGATTAAACAAACTGAAATGCGTCTGTCGGGACTGAGCCTGGAGTCGCTCTGCCGGTCTATCATCTTCCAGGCCAAGTCGATTGGCATCAACGTCGTGCCATGA
- a CDS encoding Putative svf1-like protein, with the protein MFKWAQQKLADVAGTQEPIYGPTAIRSVAEEAKTTTHTETTKDDLKWIAADSTSVETQSFYLMGDNGHLGLAQVIYSNVGGIRTTCQFNAKIFYPGKSKPTVWETTQLEHYEVSDDRMSFYADDCAVELSEDGTYYTIKSMNSENAIVNLKVTRTAPGFHAGKTGKTLFGTDLAKPWGTMRHAFWPRCVVEGTITTKDGPVDFTGRAFYVYALQGMKPHHAAAKWNFVDFQGPNFSAVMMEYTTPPSYGSTVVSVGGIAKDGEMIYGGVTQTAAHTKVKNDALNEWPEPEEVKFTWSGKDKDGKAVDAIIEGPLGERLDRVDVLAEVPGFVKKIVAGTAGTKPYIYQYCPTKTKLTLKLKIGDEEISEEGLCFSEATFISA; encoded by the exons ATGTTCAAGTGGGCGCAACAAAA GCTCGCCGATGTGGCGGGTACCCAGGAGCCGATTTACGGCCCAACAGCCATCAGATCCgttgccgaggaggccaagacaACCACACACACCGAGACCACCAAGGATGACCTGAAATGGATCGCGGCCGACTCGACTTCGGTCGAGACGCAGAGCTTCTACTTGATGGGCGACAACGGACATCTTGGACTGGCTCAGGTCATCTACAGCAATGTCGG AGGCATCCGCACGACTTGCCAGTTCAACGCCAAGATTTTCTATCCCGGGAAGTCGAAGCCCACTGTCTGGGAGACCACACAGCTCGAACACTACGAGGTCAGCGATGACCGCATGTCCTTCTACGCCGACGActgcgccgtcgagctgTCCGAGGACGGCACCTACTACACGATCAAGAGCATGAACTCAGAGAACGCGATTGTCAATCTCAAGGTCACTCGCACCGCACCAGGATTTCACGCTGGCAAGACGGGCAAGACGCTGTTCGGTACCGACCTAGCAAAGCCTTGGGGAACCATGCGCCACGCCTTTTGGCCGCGAtgcgtcgtcgagggcaccATTACCACCAAGGACGGCCCCGTTGACTTCACCGGCCGCGCGTTTTACGTCTACGCGCTGCAGGGCATGAAGCCTCACCACGCGGCGGCCAAGTGGAACTTTGTCGACTTCCAGGGCCCCAACTTCTCGGCTGTCATGATGGAGTACACCACGCCGCCCTCATATGGTTCGACGGTCGTAAGCGTTGGCGGCATCGCGAAGGATGGCGAGATGATCTACGGCGGCGTTACCCAGACAGCCGCGCACACCAAAGTGAAGAACGACGCTCTCAACGAGTGGCCCGAGCCCGAAGAGGTCAAGTTCACGTGGTccggcaaggacaaggacggcaaggcTGTCGATGCCATCATCGAGGGCCCCTTAGGAGAGCGTCTTGACAGAGTGGACGTTTTGGCCGAGGTTCCAGGCTTCGTCAAGAAGATAGTAGCGGGCACAGCGGGCACCAAGCCTTACATCTACCAG TATTGTCCGACAAAGACTAAACTTACTTTGAAGCTCAAGATTGGAGATGAGGAAATATCCGAGGAGGGTCTCTGCTTCAGCGAGGCCACTTTTATCTCCGCATAG
- a CDS encoding Putative histone H4, histone-fold: MPPMIPSRGGPSAAKRGMASRVPMGGKSKTILPGAAGAKRHRKIQKDCIKGITKPAIRRLARRGGVKRISATIYDEARGALKSWLEAVLSDCITYTEHRGAKTITIHDVLHALRRRGTPIYGFDPDTWVDPKSRKAAVKHD; encoded by the exons ATGCCGCCCATGATCCCCTCGCGCGGCGGTCCCAGCGCGGCCAAACGAGGCATGGCGTCCAGAGTGCCCATGGGAGGCAAGTCCAAGACTATTCTTCCCGGCGCGGCAGGTGCTAAGCGACACCG TAAAATTCAAAAAGACTGCATCAAGGGCATCA CGAAGCCCGCCATTCG CCGTCTCGCCCGTCGCGGTGGTGTCAAGCGTATCTCTGCGACGATCTACGATGAGGCACGCGGTGCGCTTAAGTCATGGCTTGAAGCA GTTCTCAGCGACTGTATCACGTACACTGAACATCGTGGGGCCAAGACAATCACAATCCACGAT GTACTGCACGCTCTCAGACGTAGAGGCACTCCGATTTACGGTTTTGACCCGGATACTTGGGTCGACCCGAAGAGCCGCAAGGCGGCGGTGAAACATGACTga